A region of the Cyanobium usitatum str. Tous genome:
CGTGGCTATTGGCGCCAGGATGCCCGCGAAGCGGTTAACCGCCTCTGCGCAAGCCTTGGTTTGCCAGCGGAGACCACCCTGAATCATTCCTACCGGGCTCGGGCTGCTGCCATCGGCCGCCTGCGCCAGCGCCGGGCCATCAGCCCCTGGGGCCGGGATGTGCTGCTGCGCTGCGTCGAGTCCTTCACCGATGCGGTTGGAGGTTTGGAGAAGGTTCGAAATACACCACTGCCTCCGGTTTATGATGTCTTCATCAGGCTGATTAGTTGGCTCTTTGGTTATGCCATCTTCCTGGATTTCAGCTCCAATCAATCGGCGATTACGGGAATTCTGCTGTTCCTGGCCTTCTTGATAGCTGAACGCGTCGGTGCCTATGTGGAGGGACCATTTGATCGTGACGGCAGCAGTTTCAGCTTGCCGTTGGACCTGATCTGCGCTCGTATCAGCTCCGATCTGCTGGGCCCTGACCATCCCTTGGCCCGCCTGCCGCTCTCTCAGGATCCCAGTCTCTGGACCTAGGGCGAATACCAGAAAGCGCAACGGCGCTGCAGCGGCTCAAGCTCCCAGCCCTGGGCCACATAAAAGGCCACCACCTCTGGGTCGGCAAACAGGCTGACCCGATCCACCTCCATCGAGCGCAGCTGATCGAGGACGTAAACCATCAACTGCTTTCCCAGCCCAGCGCCCTGATAGAGGGGATGTACTGCCACATCCCAGACGGTGGCCTCAACGACGCCATCGCCGGTGCAGCGGGCGAAGCCCACCAGCTTGGGCATCCGGGCATCGTGGCGCCACAGACCCACCCGCAGCAGGCTGTGCTGCAGGGCTTTGCGCACGCGGCGCAGGGGACGGCGGCTCCAGCCCACGGCATCGCAAAGTCGCTCAAGCTCGAATAAGTCGATTTCCCGCTCGCGGCTGAGCACCAGGCTGAGCTGGGAATTGGGAGTGGGGCAGAGCCGGTGCTGGTCCCCGTAGAGGCTGGTGAGGAGCTCGGCCGAAGCCACAGGGGCAGGTGCTACGCAATGGAACGATCCTGCCCGATGGTCGTTCGAGCTGCGATCGCTGCGCCAGCCTGGGGGGCCCGGATTGCCAAGCGCTGGTGCACCAAGCCCCCTCCCCCCTGCTGGTGGCACTGCATGGCTGGCTGCTGGCTGGCAGGCTGTGGACGCCCCTGGCCACCGCTCTGGCACCACGCTGGCAGCTGTGGGCGCCGGATCTACCCGGCTTCGGCCAGCGGCCTAGGCCCCGGGGGCTGCAGCCAAACCTGGCCAGCTACGGCCGCTGGCTTGCCGCAGCGGCCCAGGAGCAGGCGGAAGGTAGACCAATAGTGCTACTGGGCCATTCGCTCGGGGGCAGCGTCGCCCTGCATGCGGCGCCCCTACTGGGCGAGCAACTGGTGGGGTTGATCCAGATTGCTGCCGGTGGTGGCGTGTATCAGCCGCGAGCCTTTGCCCAGGTGCGCCGCGGCGGCGCCCTGTTTTTGCGCTGGCGGCCTGGCTGGCTGGCGGAGCTGCCGGGTAGCGATCCGGTGCGCAGCCCCCTGCTCGCCGAGCGCCGGGCTGCCCAGGGCCTGCTGGCCTGCAGCACTGGCCGAGGCGCGGTGCGCCAGCTGCCCCAGCTCACCGCCCGCCTGCAGGCGCCAAGCCTGTGGATTGCCGGCGAACGCGACCAGGTGATGGCATCTCGCTACGTGCGCCATTTGGCTGGGTACGCCCCCCAGCACGAGTTCATTGAGCTGGCTGGAGCTGGCCACCTGCCGATGGGCCAGATGCCGGAGCAACTAGCAGCGCCGATTCAGCAGTGGCTGAGCCAGTTGCCAGGGTCTGAAGATTGATTCAGAGCGCCGCCAGGCCCAGCTCCTGCAGGTCGGCCAACTGGGCATAGACGCCGCCGGCCAAGCGCAACTCGCTGTGGCTGCCCTGCTCAATCAAGTGCCCCTTGCGCAACACCAAGATGCGATCTGCGGCCTCCACCGTGGCAAGGCGGTGGGCAATCACGATGGCGGTGCGCTGCTGCAGCAGGCGCGAAAGATCCCGCTGCAGGGTGGCCTCGGTGGAGGGATCCATGAAGGCCGTGGCCTCATCCATCACCAGGACTGAGGGATCTCGGATCGCCACCCGGGCTACCGATAGAAGCTGGCGTTCACCGGAAGAGAGGTTGCCGCCGCGCTCCCGCAACTCGGTGGCCAGCCCATCAGGCAGGCGCTGCAGCAGGGGCTCTAGGCCCAGCTCAGCGCAGATCTGATGCAGGGCTTCGCTGCTGATCGGGGCGTCGAGGCGCAGGTTGTCAGCCACATTGCCGCTGAACAGAAAGGTGTCCTGCAGAACCACCCCAAGCCGCTGGCGCAGGGTGGTGATCGGCAATTGGCGGATGTCAATGCCATCGAGCAGGATCCGGCCGCGCTGGGGCTCATAGAGCCGGCATAACAGCCGGATCACGGTGGTTTTGCCTGAGCCGGTAGGGCCCACCAGGGCCACGTGTTCACCGGGAGCAATGCGGAAGGAAAGATCGGTGAGGATCGGGTCGTCTTCTCGGTAGGCAAACGACACGTTGTCGAAGATCACTTCACCAGCACTGGCACGCTTGCTGCCGCTCTGAATGGCTGCAGCTGAACGTTCAGTAGCGGGTAGATCAGCGATCTCGATCGGTTGCTCAAGCAGCTCGCCGATGCGTTCAACAGCGGTGAGGCCGCCCTGGATCTGGGTGAAGCGCTCCGCCAGCTGGCGCAGGGGATCAAACAACCGCTGGGAATAAAGGATGAAGGTGGTGAGGGTGCCTAGACCCATGGAGCTACCAAGCACCAGCCAACCGCCCAGGGCAAGCACCACGGCCACGGCGCTCAGGGCCACCCATTCGATTAAGGCCGAGATAGCGCTGTCAAAGAAAATTGTGCCTTTGACGGCCTCGCGATAGGCGGCATTGACCTGGGCGAAACGGGCGCTGTTCGCGGACTCTCGCCGAAACATCTGCACCACCTCCAAACCCTGGAGGTTTTCCTGCAGATCGGCATTGAGCTGGCTTAGCTCCTCACGCACCCGGTAGTTTGCTTTACGGAAACGACTCTGCAACCAAATAATGCCAAGCACCACCGGCACCTGACTGACCAACAGCAGCAGGCCGAGCCGCCATTCAATTGAGAGCATGGTGATCGCGATCACCAGCAGGGTGACCAAATCGGCCAGCACACCTACGGCGCCGCTGCCAAATACCTCAGCTAGGGCATCGACATCACTGGTGAGCCGGGTAAGCAGCTTGCCAACGGGGGTGCGGTCGTGGAAGCGCAACGACAGCGCCATGGCGTGGGCAAACAGCTCATCGCGGATGCGGGCGGTGAGCCGCTGGCCAACGAGCTGAACGTTGAAGGTTTGGATGCCCTGCAAACCCAAACGCACCAATACCGCGCCAACCAGCAACAGCACCAGCAGGCGCATTGCCTCCGACACCGCCATGCCATCAAGCCAGCCCAGGGTGGGCTCGCGCCGCAGCACGGCGATCGCCTGGCCCACCAGCAGCGGCTGCACTGCAGCGGCAAATGCCACCGGGATCAGCAGCAGCAGGGTGAGACCGAGGCGGCGGCGATCACGGCCGAGGTAGGGAAGTAGGCGGGCTAGGCGTTGCCGGTCGAGGCTTGCCATCAGCGCCCTCTGGGGGTGGCAACCAGAGCGATGCGGTCGACGATTCCCTGTAGGGGACCGTCGTCTAGTCGCAGGGCTAAGGGGTGGCCCACCAGCCTGGCGGTGGAGTGGAAAAGGTCTTCAATGGCGATCAGGCCGTTTTCCTCCAAGGTGCGTCCGGTGGCTACCAGATCGACGATCGCCTCACTCATGCCGGTAATCGGTCCCAACTCCACCGATCCAGCCAGATGGATCAACTCCACCGGTAGGTCCAGGGCATCAAAGAAGGCCTGGGCGCAGCCGGTGAATTTGCTAGCAACGCGGCAGTGGGCGGGCAGGTCGGCGGCGCGGCGATAGCCACTACTTGCCTTGACCGCCACGCTCATGCGGCAACCACCGAAACCCAGATCGAGCAGCTGGGCCACCGGCAGCTGGTGTTCGCGGATCACGTCGTAGCCCACCACGCCGAGCTGGGCCTGGCCGTAGGCCACATAAACGGGCACATCGGCATTGCGCACCAGCAGGGCCCGGGCATGACCGCAGGCGCTGGGCACCATCAACTGGCGGTTGCCGGGCTCAAGTAGGCCAGCGAAATCAAGGCCAGCGGCCGCAAAGCGCGCCACCGAATCCTTCAGCAGGGCTCCTTTAGCGAGGGCGACGGTGATCATGCCGGGGCTGCAGCGGTGATCATGGAAAGGCGCCACAAACTGGACTTTAACGATGCAGCAACTCAGCGTCGGGCTGATTCCGGTACTGCGCGACAACTACATATTTCTGCTGCAACGCCAGGGACAGGCGGTGGTGGTCGATCCTGCGGTGGCAGAGCCAGTGATCGCTGCCCTCGAGCAGCAGGGGCTGGAGCTGGTGGCGATCCTGCACACCCACCACCACAGCGACCACATCGGCGGCACCCCCGGCCTGCTGGCCCGCTGGCCCAAGGCGGCGGTGCTGGCCAGCCGCGACGACCTGCAGCGAATTCCGCTGCAAACCAAGGGGGTGGGCGATGGCGACAGCTTTGAGTTGCTGGGTGAGCGGGTGCAGGTGATCGCCGTGCCGGGTCATACCCGCGCCCACATCGCCTACTACCTGCCCGCTTGCGGGCACCTGTTCTGCGGCGACACCCTGTTTGCTGGCGGTTGCGGGCGCTTGTTTGAGGGCAGCGCAGCCGAAATGCATGCATCGCTGCAGCGGCTGACCCAGCTACCTGCAGCCACCAAGGTGTGGTGCGCCCACGAATACACGCAAGCCAATTTGGGCTGGGCTGCCGCGGTGGTGGCAGCCAGCGATCCCTGCGCAGGCGCTATCGAGGCGCGGCTGGCGGCGGTTGGGGCGACGCGGGCCCGGGGGGAAGCCACCATTCCCAGCAGCGTGGAGCTGGAGCGGGCCACCAATTTGTTTGTGCGAGCCAGCGGCCCGGAGCAGTTCGCCGAGCTGCGACTTAGCAAGGACCACTGGCCCAGCTAGGGAGGGGGGAGAACCTGCAGGGCCTGCTGGGATGGGAACAGCACACCAAGGGCTCCGGGGCGCAGGGCTAGCCGGCAGCGTTGGCCCCGGCTGTATTCGGCCTCCAAAGGCAAGCGCAGCCGCAGTTTCAGATCACCGAGCTGGACTCGATAGAGCCATTCCCGGCCCAGGAATTCACGCCCCTGCACCCAGGCCTCGCCATCCGTATCTGGATGGAGGCCAATCGCTTCCGGACTGACCAGCACCTCCTCGCGATCGCCTGCAACTCCCCCTTGGGGCTGCAGGGAGGAGCCGGTTGTGGCGTGCAGGCTGCCTAGGGCTGTGATCACCTGATCACCACGCCGCTGGGCCGGCAGCAGGTTGCCTTGGAGCACAAAACGCCCCACAAAGGAGGTAGCGGGGTGCTGTACAAGGTGCCTGGGGCTGGCGCATTGGTGCAGCACCCCATCGCGCAACACCGCCACCCGATCACAGATGGCAAGTGCTTCTTCCGGATCGTGGGTAACGATCAGGCCGCTAGCACCACAGCGCGAAAGCACGGCGGGTAGCTCGCTGCGCAGCCGCAGGCGCACCTCCACATCGAGGTTCGAGAAGGGTTCATCGAGGAGCACGACGGAGGGGCCCGGCGCGAGGGCCCGAGCCAATGCGAGCCGCTGGCGCTGGCCGCCCGAAAGCTCGTGGGGATAGCGGCCCTCCAAGCCATTGAGCCCGAGAAGCTCCAGCAACCAACTAGCCCGGCTGCTGTCCTGACCGCGCCGCAGGCCAAAACAGGCATTGCGCCAAGCGTCGAGGTGGGGGAATAGGGCGTAGTCCTGGAAAACCATGCCAACGCCGCGACGCTCCGGTGGTAGCCAGCGGCCGGGACCGGCCACGGCCCGGCCATCGATCAGTACCGAGCCTCGCTCTGGGCGCTCAAAGCCGGCGATCAAGCGCAGCAGGGTGGTTTTGCCGCAACCGGAGGGCCCAAGCAAGCCCACCAATTCGCCCTGATGGAGGGCTAGATCAATGCCCTGCAGCGTCCATTCGCCTGCGGTGGCATTGGCGTAGCGGTGCCATAGGCCTTGCAGTTGCACGTGTTCGCGCAACGGCAACTCGGCAGGCATCAGCTCAGTAAGGGGGCTGGCGATCGGCGCAGGACCGGCTAGGGCCATAGGCTCAGCCACCATCCTGACCTGGCATGAGTCACCCGATGCAGCCCGAAGCCGTAATCACCGCCAGCGCCCCTGCGCCAGTAGGCCCTTACAACCAGGCAGTGAAGGCGGGGGGAGTGCTGTATTGCTCTGGTCAGATCGCCCTTGATCCTGCCACTGGCTTGATGGTGGGGGCTGGCGATGTGGAGGCCGAGACCCGCCAGGTGCTCAGCAACTTGCAGGCCGTTTTGGAAGCTGGAGGCAGCAGCCCAGGGCAGGTGCTACGCACTACGGTCTTCCTGGCAGACCTAGGAGATTTCGCTCGGGTTAATGCGATTTATGCGGAGCTCTTTAGCGATGGGGTATCGCCGGCGCGGGCCTGCGTCGAAGTAGCGGCTCTTCCCAAGGGGGCTCGGGTGGAAATCGACTGCATTGCCCTAGCTGCTTAGCAACTGATTGCAAAGGAATTAGCTGGGTGGATTCAAGGGGCAATCCATCAGCCCGGCTGCTTGCTCGTCTACGGCGCTGAGTCGCTCCAGGATTGAACGCAGGTCGAGGACGGATAGCTCCCCATCCTGGCCCCACTTCATCACCGAGCGATCGATATCAGTGGAGTCGCCGTTGCCGGAGCTCATCTCCATGACCGGGTCCCCGAATGTTGATTTCAACACTAGCCAGGCGCGGGGAGCAGGAATTCAAACAAGTCGCCCTGCACCAGCGCTGAGCTCGGGCAAGGCCCAGAGGCTTGAGGTCTACCCCTGACCGGAGCTCCGCAAACGGGCAGCAAAAGCGATGGCCAGTCTTCGGCGCGGAAGACGGCGTACGGGGAGGAGACCGGGGTGGAGGTTGAAGTGGAAACCATGACCCTGAGCAATTAATACACCTGTACTGTAGGTGAAAAAATGCTTTGTCAAGTGCTCATTGCCTGGCCTGTCCAGGCCGGGACCAGGATGATGGACACGCCTGTCTGCGATTTAGATGAAACTGCCAGAGGGTTGGCGGGTCTGGCTGCTGGTAATTGGGCTGAATGCCCTAGCCGGCTATCTCTGGTTTATCGATCGAGGCGTCGAGCCGCCAGCTGCTGGTGGCAACCTCCTGGACCTGATCCGATCCATAGGCCGCTGAACCCTTGCTTAATGGCGCCGACGCAC
Encoded here:
- a CDS encoding bestrophin family protein, which produces MPPRLARRQIPRVLSQLVLRMKLDLLLVALMCGITLALEPKGLIKQIDIIDVGGLAIMGTAVSILLAFRSTQAISRWWEARTLWGAVTNVSRHWRDCLHTLLCSDSVWREEENRLVALQVLQVWLLNFELRGYWRQDAREAVNRLCASLGLPAETTLNHSYRARAAAIGRLRQRRAISPWGRDVLLRCVESFTDAVGGLEKVRNTPLPPVYDVFIRLISWLFGYAIFLDFSSNQSAITGILLFLAFLIAERVGAYVEGPFDRDGSSFSLPLDLICARISSDLLGPDHPLARLPLSQDPSLWT
- a CDS encoding GNAT family N-acetyltransferase; protein product: MASAELLTSLYGDQHRLCPTPNSQLSLVLSREREIDLFELERLCDAVGWSRRPLRRVRKALQHSLLRVGLWRHDARMPKLVGFARCTGDGVVEATVWDVAVHPLYQGAGLGKQLMVYVLDQLRSMEVDRVSLFADPEVVAFYVAQGWELEPLQRRCAFWYSP
- a CDS encoding alpha/beta fold hydrolase, which produces MLRNGTILPDGRSSCDRCASLGGPDCQALVHQAPSPLLVALHGWLLAGRLWTPLATALAPRWQLWAPDLPGFGQRPRPRGLQPNLASYGRWLAAAAQEQAEGRPIVLLGHSLGGSVALHAAPLLGEQLVGLIQIAAGGGVYQPRAFAQVRRGGALFLRWRPGWLAELPGSDPVRSPLLAERRAAQGLLACSTGRGAVRQLPQLTARLQAPSLWIAGERDQVMASRYVRHLAGYAPQHEFIELAGAGHLPMGQMPEQLAAPIQQWLSQLPGSED
- a CDS encoding ABC transporter ATP-binding protein, which encodes MASLDRQRLARLLPYLGRDRRRLGLTLLLLIPVAFAAAVQPLLVGQAIAVLRREPTLGWLDGMAVSEAMRLLVLLLVGAVLVRLGLQGIQTFNVQLVGQRLTARIRDELFAHAMALSLRFHDRTPVGKLLTRLTSDVDALAEVFGSGAVGVLADLVTLLVIAITMLSIEWRLGLLLLVSQVPVVLGIIWLQSRFRKANYRVREELSQLNADLQENLQGLEVVQMFRRESANSARFAQVNAAYREAVKGTIFFDSAISALIEWVALSAVAVVLALGGWLVLGSSMGLGTLTTFILYSQRLFDPLRQLAERFTQIQGGLTAVERIGELLEQPIEIADLPATERSAAAIQSGSKRASAGEVIFDNVSFAYREDDPILTDLSFRIAPGEHVALVGPTGSGKTTVIRLLCRLYEPQRGRILLDGIDIRQLPITTLRQRLGVVLQDTFLFSGNVADNLRLDAPISSEALHQICAELGLEPLLQRLPDGLATELRERGGNLSSGERQLLSVARVAIRDPSVLVMDEATAFMDPSTEATLQRDLSRLLQQRTAIVIAHRLATVEAADRILVLRKGHLIEQGSHSELRLAGGVYAQLADLQELGLAAL
- the hisG gene encoding ATP phosphoribosyltransferase, with protein sequence MITVALAKGALLKDSVARFAAAGLDFAGLLEPGNRQLMVPSACGHARALLVRNADVPVYVAYGQAQLGVVGYDVIREHQLPVAQLLDLGFGGCRMSVAVKASSGYRRAADLPAHCRVASKFTGCAQAFFDALDLPVELIHLAGSVELGPITGMSEAIVDLVATGRTLEENGLIAIEDLFHSTARLVGHPLALRLDDGPLQGIVDRIALVATPRGR
- the gloB gene encoding hydroxyacylglutathione hydrolase, translating into MQQLSVGLIPVLRDNYIFLLQRQGQAVVVDPAVAEPVIAALEQQGLELVAILHTHHHSDHIGGTPGLLARWPKAAVLASRDDLQRIPLQTKGVGDGDSFELLGERVQVIAVPGHTRAHIAYYLPACGHLFCGDTLFAGGCGRLFEGSAAEMHASLQRLTQLPAATKVWCAHEYTQANLGWAAAVVAASDPCAGAIEARLAAVGATRARGEATIPSSVELERATNLFVRASGPEQFAELRLSKDHWPS
- a CDS encoding ABC transporter ATP-binding protein, with protein sequence MPAELPLREHVQLQGLWHRYANATAGEWTLQGIDLALHQGELVGLLGPSGCGKTTLLRLIAGFERPERGSVLIDGRAVAGPGRWLPPERRGVGMVFQDYALFPHLDAWRNACFGLRRGQDSSRASWLLELLGLNGLEGRYPHELSGGQRQRLALARALAPGPSVVLLDEPFSNLDVEVRLRLRSELPAVLSRCGASGLIVTHDPEEALAICDRVAVLRDGVLHQCASPRHLVQHPATSFVGRFVLQGNLLPAQRRGDQVITALGSLHATTGSSLQPQGGVAGDREEVLVSPEAIGLHPDTDGEAWVQGREFLGREWLYRVQLGDLKLRLRLPLEAEYSRGQRCRLALRPGALGVLFPSQQALQVLPPP
- a CDS encoding RidA family protein produces the protein MSHPMQPEAVITASAPAPVGPYNQAVKAGGVLYCSGQIALDPATGLMVGAGDVEAETRQVLSNLQAVLEAGGSSPGQVLRTTVFLADLGDFARVNAIYAELFSDGVSPARACVEVAALPKGARVEIDCIALAA